A segment of the Sphingopyxis sp. OAS728 genome:
GTCGTCGAGGTGATGTTCACGATGACCCCCGAACCGCGTGTCCGCATCTGCGGGATCACCGCCTGCGTCATCGCGATCGTGCCGAGCGTGTTGGTTTCGAAAATGTCGCGGATCTTTTGGAATGGCGAATGTTCGAGCGCGCCGAACAGGCCGATGCCGGCATTGTTGACGAGGACGTCGATCGGGCCCGCAAGTTCGAGCGCGAGGGCGATGCTGTCGGTATCGGTGACGTCGAGGGGGAGGATGCGGAGGCGGTCGGAAGGTGTCAAAGGTGCCGCGGAGGGGTTGCGCATCGTCGCGACCACATTCCAGCCGAGCGCGTGGAAATGACGGGCGGTTTCAAGACCATAGCCCGACGAGCAGCCGGTGATGAGGATGGTTTTCATAGATGTTCCTTTCTCGTGGTGATGAAAGGACGCTAGACGGCACAAGACGGACTATCTATAATCTGAAATCCACATTTTATTCGAGATAGTCCATATGACCGACCCTTTGTCCGACCTGATCGCGCTGCTGCGCCCGCGCACGGTGTTTGCGAAAGCTATCAGCGGCGCCGGAAACTGGGCGGTGCGCTATGGCGATTTCGGGCATCCGGGGTTCTGCACGGTGATCGAAGGCGCCTGCCGGCTGTCGGTGGACGGCGCCGATCCGGTGAACATCGAGGCGGGCGACTTCGTCTTCCTGCCCGCGACGCCAGGCTTCACCATGGGAGGGTTCGAGCCCGCCGCGCCGGTCGACATCGATCCGCACGCCGCGGCGGACCTGACCGGCGAAGTGCGCCACGGCCGGCAGGAGGGCGCGCCCGATGTGACGATGCTCGGCGGCTATTTCGTCTTTGAATCGCCCGACGCCGCGCTGCTCGTGTCGCAGCTTCCCGCGCTCATCCACCTCCGCGGTGCTGAGCGGCTGGCGACGCTGGTGCGGCTGGTGCGCGAGGAGGCGGGCGAAGAGCGGCCGGGATGCGACCTGATCCTGTCGCGGCTGGTCGAGGTGCTGATCGTCGAGGCGCTGCGATCGGTCGAGGGCGACGATGCACCGCCGGGGCTGCTGCGCGGCCTCGGCGATCCGCGGCTGGCGGCGGCGATCCGGCAGATCCACGGGGCGCCCGCGCGGCCGTGGACGGTCGCGGCGCTCGCGAAGGAAGCGGCATTGTCGCGCTCGGCTTTCTTCGAGCGCTTTGCACGCACCGTCGGCGTGCCGCCGATGGAATATCTGCAGGGCTGGCGGATGAGCATCGCCAAGGATCTGCTGCGCCGCCGCGCGGGCAAACTCGACGAGATTGCAGCGCGCGTCGGCTATGGATCGGCGAGCGCGTTCAGCACCGCCTTCACCCGCCATGTCGGATTGCCGCCGAAGCGCTTTGCGATGACCGCCTAATCGGCGCCGAACTGTTCGGCGAGCTTGGCGCGGCGGACCTTCCATGTTTCGGCGAGCACGGGCACGTCGCGGAGCGCGCGGAGGTCGGCGACGCGATCCTTCGCCTCGCCGCCGATGAGCAGGCCGAAGAGCGAGGCGAGCGGCCATTCGGGATACGGCCGGTCGATCAGCTCCAGATCGTCGCCCGCGCGCACGGTGCCGGGTTCGAGCACGCGGTAGTACCAGCCCGAACGCCGCGTCTTTACCACCCCCGCCATCACGCCCTTGGTTTCGAAACGATGGTCGAGCTTCCAGCAGGGCTGGCGCGCCTGCGTCACTTCGACGAGCGCACTGCCGAGGCGGAAGCGGTCGCCGAGGAAGACGCTGTTTTCGTCGAGGCCGATGGTCGAGATATTCTCCCCGAACGCACCCGCCGCATCGAGCAGCGGCGCTGCGCCGAGCTGACCGCGCCACCAGTCATAATGGTCGGCGGGATAATGGTGGATCGCCTTGTCGATGCCGCCATGGACGCTGCGGTCGGCCTGTTCGTCGCCGACGAGCCCCATTGCATCGACCGCAACCGCATCGGCGACCGGCAGCTTGCCGATCGCGCTCGGCTCATCGCCGCGAAAGGGGATCGCCTTGCCCGTCAGGACAGCAAGAATCGGGGTCTTCATGCCGCCGATTGCATAGGCCAAGCGGCGCAAATGGCAATCGGCGGACGTTGGCGTCAGGCTTCGACAAGTGCGGGCGCTTTCTGCGCCCGCGTCGCCACTACGATCGCGAGGCCCGCAAGCGCCATCGCCGCCCCCGCGAACGAGACCGCCGGATAGCCGAGCCCGAGGCCGATCACCCCGCCCCCGACCGCGGCGCCGACGGCGTTGCCGAGGTTGAAGGCGCCGATATTGACCGCCGAGGCCAGATTGGGCGCATCGGACGCCGCCTCCATCACGCGCATCTGGAGCGGCGGGACGATGGCGAAGGTCGCGACGCCCCACACGAAGATGGTGACCGCCGCAGCGAGCGGCTGGAACATCGCGCCCGCGAAGATGACGAGCGTCGCGGCGAGCCCGGCGAGCGAGACGATCAGCGTGCGGTCGATCGACTTGTCGGCGAAGACGCCGCCGAGCCAGTTGCCGGCGGTGAGGCCGAGCCCGTAGATCACCAGCATCGCGGTCACGAATAATGTCCCGGCATGCGTCGCTTCGGTCAGGATCGGCGCGATGTAAGTGAAGACCGTGAACATCGCCGACGAGCCGATCGCGGTGAGCGCGAGCGCGATCAGAACCTCACGCCGCTTCAGCACGCCGAGTTCGGCGAGCATGTTGCCGCCCGTATCGCGGCCGATATCGGGAAGCGCGAAACGCAGCGCCGCCATGGTAATCAGGCCCCAGACGGCGATCGCGCCAAAGGCGGTGCGCCAGCCGAAGGTTTCCCCGACCCACGGCGCGAGCGGCACGCCGATGACATTGGCGAGCGTCAGCCCCATGAACATCGCCGCGACCGCGCTCGCGCGCTTTTCGGGCGGAACGAGGCTCGCCGCGACGACCGAACCGACGCCGAAAAAGGCGCCGTGGTTCAATGAGGTGATGACGCGCGCGACCATCAGCGTCATGTAATCGCCCGCGATGGCGGACAGGAAATTGCCGAGCGTGAAGATCGCCATCAGGCCGATCAGCAGCGTGCGGCGGTTCATCCGCGCGGTGGTGAGCGTCATCAGCGGCGCTCCGAGCATCACGCCGAGCGCATAGGCCGAGACGAGCAGCCCGGCGGCGGGGATCGACACCCCCAGCCCCTCGGCCATGTCGGGGAGCAGCCCCATCGGGGCGAATTCGGTGATGCCGATACCGAAGGCGCCGGTGGCGAGCGCAAGGAGGGGAAAGTTGATTTTCATGTCGGTTCTTCCGATCAGACGAGCGGCGGGTTGAGGCGCGCGAAGCCTGCCTGTTGCCGGTAGGGTGTGTGCGGATAGGGCGGCAGGACATCGCTTGCGGCGTCGAGCGCCGCGACTTGCTCCGCCGTCAGTTCCCAGCCGACCGCGCCGAGATTCTGCCGAAGCTGTTCCTCGTTGCGTGCGCCGATGATCACCGACGACACGGTGGGGCGCCGCAGCAGCCAGTTGATCGCGACCTGCGGCACCGTCTTGCCGTTTTCGGCGGCGACGGCTTCGAGCGCATCGATCACGCGATAGAGCAGGTCCTCGACGACCGGCGGCGCGAACTGTTCGGTTTCGTGAAGGCGGCTACCCGCAGGGACCGGCCGCCCGCGCCCGATCTTGCCGGTGAGACGCCCCCAGCCGAGCGGGCTCCAGACGAGCGCGCCGATGCCCTGATCGGCGGCGAGCGGCATCAGATCGGCCTCATAGGCGCGGCCGATCAGCGAATAATAGACCTGGTGCGCGACGAAGCGCGGCGCGCCGAGACGGTCGGCGGCCGCCTGTGCCTTCATGAGCTGCCAGCCGGGATAGTTGGAGACGCCGGCGTAGCGGAGCTTGCCCGCCGCAATCAGCGTGGCCAGCGTATCCATCAATTCGTCGACCGGGGTCGAGGCGTCGAAGGCGTGGAGCTGGAGCAGGTCGATATGATCGGTGCCGAGGCGGCGGAGCGCAGAGTCGACCGCGCCGATCAACCGGCTGCGCGAGACGCCCCAGTCCTGCGGCCCGTCGCCCGTCGGCAGCCCGGTCTTGGTCGAGATCAGCACCGCATCGCGGCGACCCTTGATCGCTTCGCCCAAAATCTCCTCGGACGCGCCGTTCGAATAGACGTCGGCGGTGTCGAACAGCGTCACGCCGGCGTCGAGACTGATGTCGATGAGGCGCCGCGCCTCAGCTGCGTCGCTGGTTCCCCACGCGCTGAACAGCGGCCCCTGCCCGCCGAAGGTCCCGGTTCCGAAGCTCAGCGCGGGGACGCGCAGCCCCGACGATCCCAATTGGCGATATTCCATGATCCACCCTTTCGATTGCGTGTCGAGCGCATAGATGGACGCGGGCACTCCGCCGGTGTAGCGTCGCGTGAAGCGAAAGATTTTTGAAATGAACGCAAAGATGGATGGAAGCGGCGACCGTGCGCGATCGATGGAGGTGTTCGCCGCGACGATTGCCGAGGGCAGTTTTTCAGCTGCGGGCCGCTGCCTGGGGCTGACACCGTCGGCAATCAGCCGCACGATCGACCGGATCGAGGCGCGGCTGGGCGTCCGGCTGCTCTTGCGTTCGACGCGCGCGCTGACGCTGACCCCCGAGGGCGAGGCCTATCTGCGCGCGGCGCGGCGCATCCTGGCCGATCTGGGCGATGCCGAACAGGCGATCGCCGATCAGGGCGCGCCGCGGGGGCGGCTGCGCGTCAGCGCGGCGCAGGCACACGGGCGGCTGACGATCGTGCCGCTGATCGGCGAGTTCGTGGCGCTCTATCCGCACATCCTCGTCGACATCAGCCTTGCCGATCGGCTGGTCGATATCGCAGCGGGACAGGCCGACGTCGCGATCCGTTTCGGCCCGCTCGCCGACAGCCCGCTGACCGCGCGCAAGCTTGGCGAAAGCCGCCGCGTCATCGTCGCCGCCCCCGCCTATCTGGCGGCGCGGGGGACGCCGCGCACGCCCGAGGATCTGCACGATCATAATTGCCTCAATTTCAATTTCCGCCGCGCCGAGCCGGTGTGGCCGTTCCGCGACGGCGAGCGGGAGTATGCGCTGTCGGTGCAGGGCAATATCGAGGCGAATAATGGCGAGACGCTGGGGCAATTGGCGGCGGCGGGGGTCGGCATCGCGCGCGTCGGCGCGTTCAGCATCGCCGACCAGATAGATTCCGGAGCGTTGATACCGATATTGGAGGATTATAATCCGGGCGACATCGAGGCGATCCACGCGGTGTTCGCGGGCGGCGCGAACACGCCCGCGCGGGTGCGGGTGTTCGTCGATTTCCTTGCAGAGCGGTTGGGGCGTGGGGGTTGAGCGGGGCAAAATGTGACCGATGGCCGCCATTGTGAACCCCGGCGAAAGCCGGGGCCCAGTTGCACGGCCGGAGATGGGCCCCGGCTTTCGCCGGGGTTCACAACAAAGAGCTTCCAATCTTCGTCACCCCGGACTTGATCCGGGGTCCCGCTTGAGATCGAGCGCAGCGAGTGCGTTAAAAAGCGGGATCCCGGATCAAGTCCGGGATGACGAGGTAGCTACGGCCGCTCTCCAGCTCAAAGCAGCCGCGCCGACATGCCCCTTCACGGACAAGCGTACCACCCGCAGCACCGGTTGAGACAAGCCCGCACCGATGGGCTATCGTGCCCCCATGACCAGCGACAAGATCGACCTCCCCGTCCGCCGCCTCGGCCTTGGTGACCCCGGCGACGCCGAGCTGACGCGCAGTATCGCGATCGAGGCGCCGGTTTCGGTCGAGGTTGGTGGCATCGCTTATGCGGTGATGATGGCGACCCCCGCCGACCTAGAGGATTATGCGGTCGGCTTTGCGCTGGGCGAAGGGCTGATCGAGACGGCGGGGCAGATCGGGCGCGTCGATGTGCATGCGATCGAGGGCGGCTGGGCGCTGCGCATCTGGTTGCCGCCCGAGCGCAATGCGATCGCGCTCGACCGCGCGCGCAAGCGGGTGAGCGAGAGCAGCTGCGGGCTTTGCGGGATCGAGAATATCGAGGAGGTGCTGCGCCCCCTGCCCGCCGTCACGGCGCGGATCGCCACAGACCGTGGCGCCATCGCGGCGGCGCTGGCGGCGCTCGGCGATCATCAGCCGCTCGCCCGCGCGACGGGCGCGGTGCATGCCGCGGCCTTCTGTTCGCCCGATGGCGCGATCGGGCTCGTGCGCGAGGATGTCGGGCGGCACAATGCGCTCGACAAATTGATCGGCGCGATGGCGCGCGCGGGCGTCGATCCGGGGACGGGTTTCATCCTGCTGTCGGCGCGGTGCAGTTACGAGCTCGTCGAAAAGACGGTGCGCGCGGGGTGCCCGATGCTCGTCACCATCTCGGCGCCGACGAGCCTTGCGGCGGAGCGCGCGGCGGCGGCGGGGCTGACGCTCGTCGCGCTGGCGCGGACGGATTCGGCGCTGATCGTCAGCGACCCGCACGGGATGATTGCGTGAGGACGCTGGGCGCGGTGCTGGCGGGGGGTCGGTCGAGCCGCTTCGGGTCGGACAAGGCGCTCGCGATACTGGACGGGCGGACGCTGCTCGATCATGCGGCGGCGGCGCTCGGCGCGCATTGCGATGCGGTCGTCGTGGTCGGGCGCGGCGCGATCGCCGACTGGCCGAGCGCCGACATGGGGCCACTCGGCGGGATTGCCGGGGCGCTGATCCATGCGGCGGAGCGGGGATATGATCAATTGCTGACCGCGCCGGTCGATTGCGTGCGCCTGCCGGGTGATTTGCGGGCGCTGCTCGAGCCCGCGCCGGCGTTTCTGGAAACGCAGCCGGTGATCGGACTGTGGCCGGTCGCGGCGCTGGACGCGCTTCGGGCTATGCTGGAGGATGCGGGCGACCTTGCGGTCAAGGCCTTCGCCCGGCGGATCGGCGCGCGCGCGGTGGCGAGCGATTTCGTGCCGCCGAACGTCAACAGCGCCGCCGATCTCGCCCGGCTGGCGGAGCTATGATCCGCCGATCGCGTTCACGGTGAACGCCAAAATGCCCATGTTGAAGATGAACGCCGCCATGCAATGGCCGAGCACGACGCGCCGCATATGCGCGCCCGATATGGTGACGTCGGAGGTCTGGAAGGTCATGCCGAGCGTGAAGGCGAAATAGAGGAAGTCCCAATAGCCGGGCTCGTGCACCCCCGGCACCTCGATCCCGCGCTGATCGCGGCCGTCCTTTTGCAGATAATAGAGATGCGCGTAATGGAGCGTGAACACCATGTTCGCGAACAGCCAGGCGAGCGCGAGCGTCGCGACGATGAGGACGACGTCGGCGCGATCGAGCTTGCCCGGACTTGCGATCAGCGTGCCGACCGCGAAGAGGATGACGAGCGACAACAGGACGGTGATCGCGAGCAGGCCGACGCGGTTGGCGTCGTTATATTCGGCGCGGCGACGCATCTGCTCGGCATCGGACTTCAGCAGCGGGGCAATCGAGCAGAGAAAGATCAGCGCGGCGACGTCGAAGCCGATGAGCAGTGCCGTCCGCGGATCAGAGCCGAACGCTGCGGCCCCGCCCCATGCGGCCACCAATATCGCCGCGAAGACCAGAAAGCGCACCGGCGCGATGTGCCGCCCGACGGCGCGCTTCGCGCTTTCGCTCACGCGACGACGCGCACCGGGATCGACTTCGCCGCCGGGCAGCCGCTGGTCTTGTCGTAGAAGGCGAGCGGCAGCAGCGGGTTGAGCTCGGGATAATAGCCCGCGACCGAACCGCGCGACATCGGATAGTCGATGATCGTGAGCCCGTCGACGCGGCGCGCGATGCCGTCGATGCCGACCGTTTCGAGCGCGACCTTCGCCCCCGCCTCCAGCCCGCGATCCGCGATGTCGTCGGCGTTCATGAACAGGATCATGCGGTCGTTATACACGCCGCGATAGCGGTCGTTATAGCTGTAGATCGTCGTGTTGAACTGGTCGTGCGAGCGGACGGTGGCGAGGCGCAGCATGTCGGGATCGTCGACCGGCGCGTTGACCGCGAGCCCCGGGAGGACGAGGAAATTGGCCTTCCCGTCGGGCGTCGCCCAGACGCGGCGGCGCGGCGGGATGTCGAGGTGGAAACCGAGCGGCGCCTTGATACGCTCGGCGAAACCTTCGTAGAGTGCGGGATAGACGTCGGCGATCTTGTCGCGGATCAGGTCGTAATCGTCGATATAGCTCGCCCAATCGACCTTGCTGTCGGGCAGCGTCGCCATCGCGATGCGGCAGACGATTTCGGTTTCGGTCAGCAGATGTTCGCTCGCCGGGTCGAGCACGCCGCGCGAGGCGGTGACGTTCGACATCGAATCCTCGATCGTCACGAACTGCTCGCCCTTTGCGGTCGCGATGCGTTCGGAGCGCGCGACGACGGGCAGGATCAGCGCATCCTTGCCGTGCACCAGATGCCCGCGGTTGAGCTTGGTCGCGATGCCGACGGTGAGGTCGAGCCTCCGCATCGCCGCGTAGGAACGGTCGGTGTCGGGGACCGCGCGGACAAAATTGCCGCCGAGGCCGATGAAGACCTTTGCGGTGCCCGCGAGCATTGCCTCGACCGATTCCACCGTATGATGGCCATGCTCGCGCGGCGGTTCGAAACCGAAGACGTCGCGGACCTTGTCGAGATAGGCCTGGCCCGGTTTCTCGTCGATGCCGACGGTGCGGTCGCCCTGCACGTTCGAATGGCCGCGTATCGGCGAGATGCCCGCGCCGGGCTTGCCGAAATTGCCTTTGAGAAGCAGCAGGTTGGCGATCTGCTGGACGAGCTCCGATCCCCGCTGATGCTGGGTCACACCCATGCCGTAGCAGATCATCGTCGCGTTCGAGCGGATATAGATTTCGGCGCAGCGCCGGATCTGTGCCTCGTCGATCCCCGACGCGGCGACGAGGTCGGGCCAGTGCTGCGCCTCGATATCGGCCTTCAGCGCGTCAAAACCCGATGTGTGCTCGGCGATGAAATCATGGTCGAGCACGGTCTCGCCCGCCGCCTCGCGCTCGAACAAAACCTTCATCATGCCCTTGAGCAGCGCGAGGTCGCCGCCGACCTTGATATGCACGAATTCGCTGGTGATGTCGGTCGAGCCGAAGGTCGCCATCTGCACGATGTCCTGCGGCTCGGTGAATTTGATCAGTGCGCGCTCGGGCATCGGGTTGACCGCGACGATCGGCACGCCGCGTTTGCGCGCCTCGACCAAAGGCGTCATCATCCGCGGCGCGTTGGTGCCCGCATTGTGCCCGATCAGAAAAATCGCCTCGGCATGCTCGAAATCGTCGAGGATCACCGTGCCCTTGCCGACGCCGATCGAATGCGGGAGGCCCCGGCTCGTCGGTTCGTGGCACATGTTCGAACAATCGGGAAAATTGTTCGTGCCATACTCGCGCACGAAAATCGAATAGAGGAACGCCGTCTCGTTCGCGGTGCGGCCCGAGGTATAGAATTCGGCTTCGTGCGGGCTTGCGAGCGCACGGAGGTGCGTGCCAATCAACGCAAACGCATCGTCCCAGCTGACCGGCACATAATGGTCGGTCGCGGCGTCATAGCGCATCGGCTCGGTCAGCCGGCCCTGCATTTCGAGCCAATAGTCCGACTGCGCCATCAGGTCGGAGACGCTGTGCTGCGCAAAAAACTCCCGCGTGACGCGAAACTTCGTCGCCTCATGCGCGAGCGCCTTTGCGCCATTCTCGCAAAATTCGAGCTTCTTGGTGCAGCTCGCGTCGGGAAAGGCGCAGCTCGGGCATTTGAAACCGCCGGGCTGGTTCATCGACAGCAGCGCGCGCGACCCTTTGGTCACAACGCTTTGTTCGAGCAATACCTTCGCGGTCGCCGCCGCCGCGCCCCATCCGCCGGCGGGGCTGTTATAACTCTGGTATCGGGGTTTATCGTGCGCCATCGCAGCGAATTAAAGCATAGCCGCCGCGGCATATCTATCGCTCTTTGGTGTTGGCGCGCCACGATCGGTGAAGATGAGAACTACCGTTTCGCTATTGCACTATAAGGTGCCAAGCGGGGCTTGGCGAAGTTCGCGTCGAGCGATCGCTCGCCGTCGATCAGATAGGTAAGCTTCACTGGACCCGTATTGAGGGTTAAGTAGGCGTATGATCGATCAACGACTCGTCGCGTACGCCCTCGAAGCCGTGGACACCTCAAACTTCGAGAAATTTGCCCAAACTTTCTACGGAGCGATGCAGGACCGTGAGTTCGTGCCTCTTGGAGGTGTGCACGACGGCGGCGCCGAAGGGTATGATGCGTTCGGCCCGGAAATCGCTGCCGACGAGGAAGCCTCCAGCTTTATTCAGGTGTCTAAGCAGGTCGCGACAAACCAAAAAATTAGACAGACCGTGCATCGGCTACGTGAATATGGGAGAACTCCAAAAGTTCTTACCTATATTACGTCACAAACCGTAAAAGACATTGATAAAATTGAGAAAAAACTTGGAGATGATCTTGGTTGTAGGATTGCAATCCGAGACGCACGCTATATTGAAATCAACATAAACACCAACTCCGCCACTCAAGGCGCCTTTAATAGTTACCTGCAACCGGCCATCGCTGAAGTCTATTCGCCGGGCAACTCGGAAGTGGCCCAAGAAATCGATAGATACGCTGATCGCACGTTAGCTGTCTTTCTACGACAAGAAGTCGATAGCAGGGCGTCGCGCTCAAGTTTGCTTGAATCTGTGTCGGATAGTCTGATCATTTGGGCGCTGAGAGACACCGATCCCGACAAGTCGATTTTATTGACGCGCGATGAGGTTCTGTCGACGATCGAGCAGGCACTCCCGACCGCAAAGTCCTTTATCCGAAACAGCATCGATAGAAGGCTTCTGGTTCTGTCCGCTAAGGACGCTCCCGGCGGTAGGCAGCTTCGAAAATACGCAAAAACTGACCAATATTGCCTCCCATTTGAGACGCGGACAATTGTTGCGGTTGAGAATGCGGAGGATGACCTAATAAAGCTTAAGGTATCGTGTGTCTTCGAAGATCGATTAACGGCTTTATCTGGCGATGAAGTGGACCAATGGAGGCAAATCATCGTCGCGTCATGCCATTCGGCTCTTGAGCAAGTTTTTGAGAGGCAGGGGCTAAAAGTAGCTCAATTCGCCGTGAATGCAGACGTGGATGATGAGACATTCACCGATGTGTCGTCGATTGCTACAAAAATTGTTGACGACCTGAATCTGGATTCAGAGTCAAAATCGGTAATACGTCGGCACGTATTAATGGTTCTGAGGGGAACATTTTACGCTTCTGACGAAACAGAGCGCCTCTATCTCGGGAAGTTGAGTCGAACGTACGTCCTGATGATGCTCCTCAAGAATGAACCTAAAATCGTGGAATATTTTTCTTCCATGGCAGGAAGTTTCAACATTTATGTTGGATCTGACATTCTTATAAGAGCGCTTTCTGAGATTTACCTCTCTCCGGAAAGCCAATCAACTGGCAACCTTCTTGAGATTCTTAAGAAATGCGGGTCTGATTTAATCCTCACTGAGACGACAGTGGAGGAAGTAGCAACGCACATCAGGCGACAAATATTTGAGTTTGAAAATGTATACGCGATGGCGGAGCATCACGTGCGCTTGGATGCCGTGGAGTATATAGATCGCCTCCTCATTCGATCATATTTTTATGCCAGGTTATCCCCAGTGTCGGGCGTGGCAGCTCCGAAGAACTGGCTGTCTTACATCAATAGGTTCGGGAGCTACAAAGACCTACGCGCCAATCGCGGCGATAACGAGTTGGCCGCATTTCTCATGCGGCGATTCGGTCTCACTTATGAGTCCACCGCTCAATCGCAAGTCGGGGTAGATAAAGATGAACTGCAAGCTCTGAAAACCTCAATTCTGGAAGCAAAGGCTCACCCCAGCCGCGATTCTGAGACAGATGAAATTCTCGCATACAACGATGCCCTTCAAATACTTAGGGTATATGAAAGACGTCGGATTTCTAACGAGTCTAGCCCCGGCAATCCGTTCGGCTTTAAGACTTGGTGGCTGACGCAAGACGGCAAAGTCCGACGTGCCGCCGCAGCCACCCGTGTAAAGCACGCGGGTAACGGATTCATGATGCGACCGGAGCTTTTGATGGCTTATGTTGGAAGCTTGCCTTCGCTTGCCGAGGTTCGCGCCAGCTACAGGACGATATTCCCTTCGGTACTAGGCGTTCGCCTAGCCTCGGGAATTCGTGATTCTGATTTCAAAAAGGTGATGAGAGACGCCGCAGAGATTGTTGACGTTGATGATGCGCGCGCGGGCGCAATGGTAAGTGCGATGGTGAAACGCCTCCAAAACGACACCGCCAAGGATTTTGGAACAAACTGGCAAGGCCCACTCGGCAGATAGCTGCCTCAATATGCACCGAGGAATTGCTTACACTCGAGCCACAATGACGGCGTTGACGCTGAGATTAAATCTTACACCTCATCAGCGGAGGCTTCCATTTGGCCGACAGTTCTTCCTCTCGATCGGCGATGCCTTTCGTAAGCTTCGTAAGGGTAGATGCGCCCGATTTCCGAGACGTATTTCGGACTCAGGATTAAGAAACCTCAGCGGCTACGGAGGGCGTCGTCATAGGCCTTCAATCCGGCATAAAGCGATGTAAATCTTCCGGTCGTGGTTGAAGGTGCGTCGATCATCGGAACATGTTTCGCGTAGGTGTGGGCAAGGCCGTCACGCAAGCTCTTCAAGTTACCCAACTCCGCGATAAACCGCGTCTGGATTGGCACGCTAATGTTTCGCTCGATTTTCTCAAACGCTATCACCCCAACGAGGCGGATGAGCATCGACTTAAAATGTCGCTCGTAGTCAAACCCATAAGTTCGGTCCACGATCTGCTT
Coding sequences within it:
- a CDS encoding SDR family oxidoreductase produces the protein MKTILITGCSSGYGLETARHFHALGWNVVATMRNPSAAPLTPSDRLRILPLDVTDTDSIALALELAGPIDVLVNNAGIGLFGALEHSPFQKIRDIFETNTLGTIAMTQAVIPQMRTRGSGVIVNITSTTTLAPFPLAAAYTGSKTAIQGFTRSLAHELLPLGIAVKLVEPGYGPTTAFARNTEIKLEDVLPQPYWSYAEPILAGMAEPSLFTTEADVAKAVWQAVHDQSGRPHFPAGADALALVA
- a CDS encoding AraC family transcriptional regulator produces the protein MTDPLSDLIALLRPRTVFAKAISGAGNWAVRYGDFGHPGFCTVIEGACRLSVDGADPVNIEAGDFVFLPATPGFTMGGFEPAAPVDIDPHAAADLTGEVRHGRQEGAPDVTMLGGYFVFESPDAALLVSQLPALIHLRGAERLATLVRLVREEAGEERPGCDLILSRLVEVLIVEALRSVEGDDAPPGLLRGLGDPRLAAAIRQIHGAPARPWTVAALAKEAALSRSAFFERFARTVGVPPMEYLQGWRMSIAKDLLRRRAGKLDEIAARVGYGSASAFSTAFTRHVGLPPKRFAMTA
- a CDS encoding MOSC domain-containing protein, giving the protein MKTPILAVLTGKAIPFRGDEPSAIGKLPVADAVAVDAMGLVGDEQADRSVHGGIDKAIHHYPADHYDWWRGQLGAAPLLDAAGAFGENISTIGLDENSVFLGDRFRLGSALVEVTQARQPCWKLDHRFETKGVMAGVVKTRRSGWYYRVLEPGTVRAGDDLELIDRPYPEWPLASLFGLLIGGEAKDRVADLRALRDVPVLAETWKVRRAKLAEQFGAD
- a CDS encoding MFS transporter, which translates into the protein MKINFPLLALATGAFGIGITEFAPMGLLPDMAEGLGVSIPAAGLLVSAYALGVMLGAPLMTLTTARMNRRTLLIGLMAIFTLGNFLSAIAGDYMTLMVARVITSLNHGAFFGVGSVVAASLVPPEKRASAVAAMFMGLTLANVIGVPLAPWVGETFGWRTAFGAIAVWGLITMAALRFALPDIGRDTGGNMLAELGVLKRREVLIALALTAIGSSAMFTVFTYIAPILTEATHAGTLFVTAMLVIYGLGLTAGNWLGGVFADKSIDRTLIVSLAGLAATLVIFAGAMFQPLAAAVTIFVWGVATFAIVPPLQMRVMEAASDAPNLASAVNIGAFNLGNAVGAAVGGGVIGLGLGYPAVSFAGAAMALAGLAIVVATRAQKAPALVEA
- a CDS encoding aldo/keto reductase — its product is MEYRQLGSSGLRVPALSFGTGTFGGQGPLFSAWGTSDAAEARRLIDISLDAGVTLFDTADVYSNGASEEILGEAIKGRRDAVLISTKTGLPTGDGPQDWGVSRSRLIGAVDSALRRLGTDHIDLLQLHAFDASTPVDELMDTLATLIAAGKLRYAGVSNYPGWQLMKAQAAADRLGAPRFVAHQVYYSLIGRAYEADLMPLAADQGIGALVWSPLGWGRLTGKIGRGRPVPAGSRLHETEQFAPPVVEDLLYRVIDALEAVAAENGKTVPQVAINWLLRRPTVSSVIIGARNEEQLRQNLGAVGWELTAEQVAALDAASDVLPPYPHTPYRQQAGFARLNPPLV
- a CDS encoding LysR family transcriptional regulator, with the translated sequence MNAKMDGSGDRARSMEVFAATIAEGSFSAAGRCLGLTPSAISRTIDRIEARLGVRLLLRSTRALTLTPEGEAYLRAARRILADLGDAEQAIADQGAPRGRLRVSAAQAHGRLTIVPLIGEFVALYPHILVDISLADRLVDIAAGQADVAIRFGPLADSPLTARKLGESRRVIVAAPAYLAARGTPRTPEDLHDHNCLNFNFRRAEPVWPFRDGEREYALSVQGNIEANNGETLGQLAAAGVGIARVGAFSIADQIDSGALIPILEDYNPGDIEAIHAVFAGGANTPARVRVFVDFLAERLGRGG
- the fdhD gene encoding formate dehydrogenase accessory sulfurtransferase FdhD, with the protein product MTSDKIDLPVRRLGLGDPGDAELTRSIAIEAPVSVEVGGIAYAVMMATPADLEDYAVGFALGEGLIETAGQIGRVDVHAIEGGWALRIWLPPERNAIALDRARKRVSESSCGLCGIENIEEVLRPLPAVTARIATDRGAIAAALAALGDHQPLARATGAVHAAAFCSPDGAIGLVREDVGRHNALDKLIGAMARAGVDPGTGFILLSARCSYELVEKTVRAGCPMLVTISAPTSLAAERAAAAGLTLVALARTDSALIVSDPHGMIA
- a CDS encoding molybdenum cofactor guanylyltransferase — translated: MRTLGAVLAGGRSSRFGSDKALAILDGRTLLDHAAAALGAHCDAVVVVGRGAIADWPSADMGPLGGIAGALIHAAERGYDQLLTAPVDCVRLPGDLRALLEPAPAFLETQPVIGLWPVAALDALRAMLEDAGDLAVKAFARRIGARAVASDFVPPNVNSAADLARLAEL
- a CDS encoding DUF1345 domain-containing protein, with the translated sequence MSESAKRAVGRHIAPVRFLVFAAILVAAWGGAAAFGSDPRTALLIGFDVAALIFLCSIAPLLKSDAEQMRRRAEYNDANRVGLLAITVLLSLVILFAVGTLIASPGKLDRADVVLIVATLALAWLFANMVFTLHYAHLYYLQKDGRDQRGIEVPGVHEPGYWDFLYFAFTLGMTFQTSDVTISGAHMRRVVLGHCMAAFIFNMGILAFTVNAIGGS